One region of Glycine max cultivar Williams 82 chromosome 9, Glycine_max_v4.0, whole genome shotgun sequence genomic DNA includes:
- the LOC100797192 gene encoding glutaredoxin-C9 produces MQVMKSATQVETIQPSPPSLSSSLSLGLNKMRPYETVDHLVSCNAVVVFSMSDCCMSTVVKHLLFSLGVSPTVVELNEQADGPDIRSVLYQLARSHQPIPAVFIGGKFLGGVQTLMASHINGTLVPLLKEAGALWL; encoded by the coding sequence ATGCAAGTCATGAAATCTGCCACTCAAGTGGAAACAATACAACCGTCACCACCATCACTGTCATCATCATTATCGCTTGGGCTTAACAAGATGAGACCCTACGAGACGGTGGACCACCTGGTGTCGTGCAACGCTGTGGTGGTGTTCAGCATGAGCGACTGCTGCATGTCCACCGTGGTCAAGCACCTCCTCTTCAGTCTGGGCGTTAGCCCTACCGTGGTGGAGCTCAACGAGCAGGCAGATGGCCCCGACATCCGATCCGTCCTCTACCAGCTTGCCAGGTCCCACCAGCCCATCCCCGCCGTCTTCATCGGCGGCAAGTTTCTTGGTGGGGTGCAAACCCTCATGGCCAGCCACATTAACGGCACCCTAGTTCCTCTCCTCAAAGAAGCTGGGGCTCTGTGGCTCTAA